A stretch of Candidatus Desulfatibia profunda DNA encodes these proteins:
- a CDS encoding HesA/MoeB/ThiF family protein — MAARIDRLSDHQKELYHRNIAVPEIGESGQLKLLNSRVLIIGLGGLGSPALFYLAAAGIGEIGILDSDRVELSNLQRQILHGREDIGTPKTLSACMRIQRLNPDIHLTAYPFRLTAANASKIIAAYDFIIEATDNFDSKFLINDISVQNGKAFSHAGILGTYGQTTTVIPGQGPCFRCIFEEIPPPDAVKTTAQAGVMGSVAGVFGAIQATEAIKYLLKCGDLLAGRLLCWDALAGTFREVKLPPGMRCKICGPA, encoded by the coding sequence ATGGCCGCAAGAATCGACCGGTTATCCGATCACCAAAAAGAACTCTACCATCGCAACATTGCTGTGCCTGAGATCGGCGAGTCCGGCCAGCTCAAGCTGCTTAACAGCCGCGTTTTGATTATCGGTCTGGGCGGTTTGGGAAGCCCGGCGCTTTTTTACCTTGCCGCCGCAGGCATCGGTGAAATCGGAATTCTGGACAGCGACCGGGTGGAGCTTTCCAACCTTCAGCGGCAGATCCTGCACGGCAGGGAGGATATTGGAACACCAAAGACGCTCTCGGCCTGTATGCGCATCCAGCGCCTGAACCCGGATATCCATTTGACGGCTTACCCTTTCAGGCTTACGGCTGCAAATGCTTCAAAGATTATTGCGGCCTATGATTTCATTATCGAAGCTACGGATAATTTCGATTCCAAGTTTCTGATCAACGACATAAGCGTTCAAAACGGCAAGGCGTTTTCCCACGCAGGAATTTTGGGTACTTATGGACAGACAACAACCGTCATCCCGGGACAAGGCCCTTGTTTTCGCTGTATTTTCGAAGAGATCCCGCCTCCGGACGCAGTAAAGACTACTGCTCAGGCAGGGGTGATGGGAAGCGTTGCCGGAGTCTTCGGTGCGATTCAGGCCACCGAGGCGATTAAGTATCTGCTTAAATGCGGCGATCTCCTTGCAGGCCGGCTGCTTTGCTGGGATGCGCTGGCGGGAACCTTCCGGGAAGTAAAACTGCCGCCAGGTATGCGCTGTAAAATATGCGGACCTGCATAA
- a CDS encoding thiazole synthase yields the protein MDDPLIIAGRSFSSRLLMGTGKFSSTAIMQKALAASGAEVVTVALRRVELDNPEDDLLGAIDTSRYLLLPNTSGARDAQEAVRLARLARAAGCEPWVKLEVTPDPHYLLPDPVETLKAAEILVKDGFVVLPYIQADPILAKRLEDIGTATVMPLGSPIGSKQGINTRESIKIIIEMANIPVVVDAGLGAPSHAAEAMEMGADAVLVNTAIAVAADPVSMARAFKKGVEAGREAYLAGISAPQKAAEASSPLTGFLRQP from the coding sequence ATGGATGATCCTTTGATTATTGCCGGCCGCTCATTCTCCTCGCGGCTTTTGATGGGAACCGGAAAATTTTCTTCGACTGCGATCATGCAAAAGGCCTTAGCGGCCTCGGGGGCTGAAGTAGTCACCGTAGCCTTGCGACGGGTTGAGTTGGATAATCCTGAGGACGACCTCCTGGGTGCCATTGACACCAGCCGTTACCTTTTGCTGCCCAACACTTCCGGCGCCAGGGATGCTCAAGAGGCGGTGAGGCTGGCCAGACTGGCGCGGGCTGCCGGTTGCGAACCCTGGGTCAAGCTGGAAGTCACTCCCGATCCTCATTATCTGCTCCCTGATCCTGTGGAAACCCTGAAAGCCGCCGAAATCCTGGTAAAGGACGGCTTCGTGGTACTGCCCTATATCCAGGCAGACCCGATCCTGGCCAAACGTCTGGAAGATATCGGCACGGCCACGGTCATGCCCTTGGGGTCGCCTATCGGCTCAAAGCAGGGCATCAACACCAGGGAATCAATTAAAATCATCATTGAGATGGCAAACATCCCGGTGGTGGTAGACGCCGGCCTGGGAGCGCCATCCCACGCCGCCGAGGCTATGGAGATGGGGGCGGATGCCGTTTTGGTCAATACGGCCATTGCGGTGGCCGCCGATCCGGTTTCAATGGCCCGGGCCTTTAAAAAAGGGGTTGAAGCCGGTCGCGAGGCATATCTGGCGGGAATCAGTGCCCCGCAGAAGGCTGCCGAGGCCTCCAGCCCGCTGACGGGCTTTTTGAGACAACCCTAA
- the thiH gene encoding 2-iminoacetate synthase ThiH produces the protein MSFYNQLNLFRWEDIEKEILSRTSRDVERALSARFLDPDRFISLLSPAAEASLEDMAQRSHRLTEQRFGRVISLFAPLYLSNECTNSCVYCGFNLKNPVERLTLTVKQAEAEASFLHALGFRHVLLVSGEAPQVVTVEYLSQALKKLRPWFSSISIELYPLPTEKYQTLIAQGVDGLVVYQETYNEQRYREVHPAGSKSDFRWRLDTPERGGMAGFRRIGIGALLGLSNWRVEGFFLALHARYLLRNFWKSHITLSFPRLRPAAGGYEPPYPVSDIHLVQLIIALRLFLPDAGVILSTREAPYLRDHLIPIGITSMSAGSRTEPGGYAHDIRAEAQFEIADHRSPKAVAEIIKKKGYEPVWKDWDAAFLQ, from the coding sequence ATGAGTTTTTATAACCAATTAAACCTATTTCGGTGGGAAGACATCGAAAAAGAAATTTTAAGCCGTACCTCACGGGATGTGGAGCGGGCCTTATCCGCTCGATTTTTGGATCCGGATCGATTCATCAGTCTGCTGTCTCCTGCCGCGGAGGCCTCATTGGAAGATATGGCCCAAAGGTCCCACCGGCTCACCGAGCAGCGATTCGGCAGGGTGATCAGCCTGTTTGCCCCGCTCTACCTTTCCAATGAATGCACCAATTCTTGTGTTTATTGCGGATTTAATCTTAAAAATCCTGTCGAACGCCTGACGCTTACGGTAAAACAGGCCGAGGCCGAAGCCTCCTTTTTGCACGCTTTAGGGTTTCGCCATGTATTGCTCGTGTCCGGAGAAGCACCCCAGGTTGTCACCGTGGAGTACCTGTCGCAAGCGTTGAAAAAATTGCGGCCCTGGTTTTCCTCCATATCCATCGAACTCTATCCCCTGCCGACCGAAAAATACCAAACACTTATCGCTCAGGGGGTAGACGGCCTGGTCGTCTACCAAGAAACCTACAATGAACAACGTTACCGTGAGGTTCATCCGGCCGGCAGCAAGAGTGACTTTCGCTGGAGGCTGGACACACCCGAAAGAGGGGGCATGGCCGGATTTCGCCGTATCGGTATCGGTGCGCTTTTAGGACTCAGCAACTGGCGAGTGGAAGGGTTTTTTCTGGCCTTGCATGCCCGTTACCTGCTGCGCAACTTCTGGAAATCACACATCACCCTGTCTTTTCCACGCCTGCGGCCGGCGGCCGGCGGATATGAACCACCCTATCCGGTATCGGACATTCATCTTGTGCAGCTCATCATTGCTTTGAGGCTCTTTCTGCCCGACGCCGGTGTGATTCTGTCGACCCGCGAAGCACCGTATCTTCGGGACCACCTGATTCCCATCGGGATTACTTCCATGAGCGCCGGTTCCCGCACCGAACCCGGCGGCTATGCCCATGACATCCGGGCCGAAGCCCAGTTTGAGATCGCCGACCATCGCTCGCCCAAAGCCGTTGCCGAAATTATCAAAAAGAAAGGCTACGAGCCGGTCTGGAAAGACTGGGACGCGGCCTTTCTCCAATAA